One window of uncultured Methanoregula sp. genomic DNA carries:
- a CDS encoding glycosyltransferase family 2 protein — protein MTSKYTVVIPAYNEDRTIGLIIDQINSVCPDCIDSIIVVDDGSTDKTAEVARAAGAFVIKHRFNIGYGASLKTGIRNAKSPYIIIMDADGQHDPADLPKFLQLADENDMVVGVRKGLFHSPLWRTPGKWFINWLANYLSKTKIPDLTCGFRLFRKEVIIKYLHLCPDGFSFSTTSTLVLINRRYNITFIPINARKRRENQSSVTVKTGFDTILLILRLIMLFNPLRIFLPISFLCLIGGFVLGVYYFIHGSGVVGTALILIMTGILLFFFGLLADQITELRKERFE, from the coding sequence ATGACTTCTAAGTATACCGTTGTAATCCCTGCATATAATGAGGACCGAACAATTGGTTTAATCATCGATCAAATTAATTCTGTTTGTCCCGATTGTATTGATTCCATAATAGTTGTAGATGATGGATCAACAGATAAAACCGCAGAAGTTGCACGCGCTGCTGGTGCTTTTGTAATTAAACATCGATTTAATATTGGCTATGGTGCATCACTGAAAACAGGGATTAGGAATGCGAAATCACCATATATTATAATAATGGACGCAGATGGTCAGCATGATCCGGCAGACCTCCCGAAATTTTTGCAACTTGCAGATGAAAACGATATGGTAGTTGGTGTTCGAAAGGGATTATTTCATAGTCCACTATGGAGAACTCCAGGAAAATGGTTCATTAATTGGCTTGCAAATTATTTATCGAAAACAAAAATTCCTGATCTCACTTGTGGGTTTCGTCTTTTTAGGAAAGAGGTCATTATTAAATATCTTCATTTATGCCCAGATGGTTTTTCGTTCTCAACTACCAGCACATTAGTGTTAATTAATCGTCGATATAATATCACATTCATCCCGATTAACGCGCGAAAAAGGCGGGAAAATCAAAGTTCAGTTACGGTTAAAACGGGATTTGACACGATTTTACTTATTTTACGACTAATAATGCTATTTAATCCTCTCCGGATTTTTTTACCGATCAGTTTTCTTTGTCTTATCGGAGGTTTTGTACTAGGCGTGTATTATTTTATTCATGGTTCGGGTGTAGTGGGTACGGCTTTGATTTTAATAATGACTGGTATTTTACTATTCTTTTTTGGTCTACTGGCCGATCAAATTACTGAACTACGAAAAGAGAGATTTGAATAA
- a CDS encoding glycosyltransferase family 39 protein — protein MGKGITENGVIWFLSSYTISTPLFPLLIASVISLGADPLFSAHFITVLAFALLVFPVFYLGKEIGNEYVGYCSCILIVTSSTMWHLSTMIWTEMPFILFSVISLFFLVKYIKDNQFSFLIIGALFVALASVERYVGIFLVMSSVVLMFIFEIHLNKQKIWRFLTFLLISSTPFFLVFVRNYVMGQNYYYTWKSSTPIINSIYYTVYFKVRGIFPSFVKPDNSAYFFLAIIMLLVVLHIIIIKKGNISKKALYEYLLVTSPIWVYCGIFILIFEIVYLSWQGFGEHGRLQIVIIPVIILFAFSFFIFTYNNINKDYKKYYSLLIIALFSVTALGQISIIPQTYKNLQDGYGDFYCDPCWRNNPGIEWLKENAKNESVYTTSNDGYQISYYLGRETFGFPCDSNNSSYCSKIYSDTYYQSSNSTLKNSSYIIIIEDYCEKKLGYRYNSPIISLSDFKQMVNNSRDFTLVKQYPDTAIYRYEDNWRIQK, from the coding sequence ATGGGAAAGGGAATTACTGAAAATGGGGTTATTTGGTTTTTATCATCCTATACGATCTCGACTCCACTTTTTCCATTACTAATTGCGTCGGTAATCTCTCTTGGAGCAGATCCCCTGTTTTCTGCTCATTTTATTACGGTTTTAGCATTTGCTTTACTTGTATTTCCTGTATTTTACCTTGGAAAGGAGATTGGAAATGAATATGTAGGGTATTGTTCCTGCATCCTTATTGTCACATCAAGTACTATGTGGCATCTGTCCACCATGATATGGACAGAAATGCCGTTTATTCTTTTTTCAGTAATTTCCCTTTTCTTTCTTGTAAAATATATTAAGGATAATCAGTTTTCTTTTCTAATTATCGGCGCGCTTTTCGTTGCTTTGGCAAGCGTAGAACGATATGTAGGCATTTTTTTGGTGATGTCATCCGTTGTTTTAATGTTTATTTTTGAAATACACCTCAATAAGCAAAAAATCTGGAGATTTCTGACTTTTCTATTGATTTCATCAACCCCCTTTTTTTTAGTATTTGTGAGAAATTATGTTATGGGGCAAAATTATTATTATACATGGAAATCTTCAACTCCTATTATTAATTCAATTTACTATACTGTATATTTTAAAGTCAGAGGTATATTTCCGAGTTTTGTCAAACCCGACAATTCCGCTTACTTTTTTTTAGCCATAATTATGTTATTAGTAGTTTTGCATATCATCATCATAAAAAAGGGCAATATTTCAAAGAAGGCACTTTATGAATATCTTTTAGTGACCTCCCCAATATGGGTGTATTGTGGAATATTTATTTTAATTTTTGAAATAGTCTATTTATCCTGGCAAGGATTTGGGGAACATGGAAGACTACAGATAGTAATTATACCTGTTATTATTTTATTCGCATTTTCTTTTTTTATATTTACCTATAACAATATTAATAAAGATTATAAAAAATATTACTCCCTGCTCATTATTGCATTATTCTCTGTTACAGCGTTAGGACAAATTTCGATAATTCCACAAACCTATAAAAATCTGCAAGATGGTTACGGCGATTTCTATTGTGATCCCTGTTGGCGAAACAATCCGGGAATTGAGTGGTTGAAAGAAAATGCAAAAAATGAGTCTGTATATACGACTTCAAATGATGGTTACCAAATCTCTTATTATTTGGGAAGAGAAACTTTCGGTTTCCCATGCGACAGCAATAATAGCTCATACTGTTCAAAAATATACTCTGATACGTATTATCAGTCGAGTAACTCAACCTTAAAAAATTCCAGTTATATAATAATAATTGAGGATTACTGTGAGAAGAAATTAGGATACCGGTATAACTCACCGATTATTTCTTTAAGCGATTTTAAGCAGATGGTCAATAATTCGAGGGATTTTACTCTGGTCAAACAATATCCAGATACGGCTATTTATCGGTATGAAGATAACTGGAGGATCCAAAAATAG
- the asnB gene encoding asparagine synthase (glutamine-hydrolyzing), with amino-acid sequence MCGIAGFTWNDQNLLARMMESIRHRGPDESGCFFDNSVSLGHQRLNIIDLESGRQPIYNEDETIVVIFNGEIYNHRSLRVDLEQKGHRFYTNTDTEVIVHAYEEYGIDCVRQFNGMFAFALYDSLKKSLHLARDRIGVKPLYYYFDGKKFIFASEIKALLQDSSLSREINIDAFHDYLKFRFVPGENTLLQGIKKVLPGHVITLKNSELSSHKYWDVTEHRNNGSEEEHVNTLRMLLGDAVLSRLESDVPLGVFLSGGIDSASLVALMREHTDTIKTFSVGFESQKDTELPYARIVADEFSTDHHECFVTDKHLSLIPKMVWHLDEPVGDAATLPTMVLSEYAKKYVTVVLAGEGGDEAFAGYDNQRIMMQCVRFNPLYHPLKSVISQVRQCTSPGSNLHKVLATLSSQSLEQQYATLTSLFSRDELLRMGVPDDNRDLSRYYPKTPMDPLNTLQYFGLKTWLPHDFCMKADKMTMAHGIEERAPLLDYRLMEFAFSLPAREKIRGGTGKFILKKAMEPRLPHSIVYRKKHGYNAPMDQWFKGDLKDVLGSLIEEREHSLYDAGYAEKLLADFQRAGSNYKMNFWNAQKLWSILVFEMWYKIFILGTDYRGINV; translated from the coding sequence ATGTGCGGAATTGCCGGATTTACCTGGAATGACCAAAATTTATTAGCCCGTATGATGGAGTCGATCCGTCACCGTGGTCCCGATGAATCCGGTTGTTTTTTCGATAATTCTGTCTCACTGGGTCACCAGCGGCTGAATATTATCGATCTTGAATCCGGCCGACAGCCGATCTATAATGAAGATGAGACCATTGTCGTCATCTTCAATGGTGAAATTTATAATCATCGCTCGCTTCGCGTTGATCTGGAACAGAAGGGACACCGGTTTTATACAAATACGGATACCGAGGTGATTGTCCATGCATATGAAGAGTACGGGATAGACTGCGTTCGTCAGTTCAATGGGATGTTCGCATTTGCCCTGTACGACAGCCTCAAAAAAAGCCTGCATCTTGCTCGTGACAGGATCGGTGTGAAACCCCTGTACTATTATTTCGATGGGAAAAAATTCATCTTTGCCTCCGAAATCAAGGCTCTCCTCCAGGATTCATCACTTTCCCGTGAAATAAATATTGATGCATTCCATGACTACCTGAAATTCCGGTTCGTTCCCGGGGAGAATACCCTGTTGCAGGGAATAAAAAAAGTCCTTCCGGGTCATGTTATCACGTTAAAAAACAGCGAGCTTTCATCCCACAAGTACTGGGATGTTACAGAACACAGGAACAATGGCTCTGAAGAAGAGCATGTGAATACACTGCGGATGCTTCTTGGCGATGCCGTTCTCTCCCGGCTTGAGAGCGATGTGCCCCTGGGGGTATTCCTGAGCGGGGGAATAGATTCCGCCAGTCTTGTTGCTCTGATGCGTGAGCATACGGATACCATCAAAACGTTTTCCGTGGGGTTTGAGTCGCAAAAAGATACTGAGTTGCCCTATGCACGTATTGTTGCCGACGAGTTCAGTACGGATCACCACGAGTGTTTTGTAACGGACAAACATCTTTCGCTTATCCCAAAAATGGTCTGGCACCTGGATGAGCCAGTTGGTGATGCTGCAACGCTACCCACCATGGTCCTCTCGGAGTATGCAAAAAAGTACGTGACAGTAGTGCTTGCCGGAGAAGGTGGCGATGAGGCATTCGCGGGTTATGACAATCAGCGCATTATGATGCAGTGTGTCCGGTTTAATCCCCTGTACCATCCACTGAAGAGCGTGATTTCTCAGGTCAGACAATGCACATCTCCCGGCAGTAATCTTCATAAAGTTCTTGCAACCCTCTCTTCGCAAAGCCTGGAACAGCAGTATGCAACCCTCACATCGCTCTTCAGCAGGGATGAACTTCTCAGGATGGGCGTACCAGATGATAACCGGGATCTTTCACGATATTATCCCAAAACACCCATGGATCCTTTGAATACGCTCCAGTATTTTGGCCTCAAAACCTGGCTTCCTCATGATTTCTGCATGAAAGCCGACAAGATGACCATGGCACATGGTATTGAGGAACGTGCACCACTCCTGGATTACCGGCTCATGGAGTTTGCTTTTTCCCTTCCCGCTCGTGAAAAAATACGAGGCGGAACCGGAAAATTTATCCTGAAAAAGGCCATGGAACCCCGGTTGCCCCACAGCATCGTATACCGGAAAAAGCATGGGTATAATGCTCCGATGGACCAGTGGTTCAAGGGAGATCTGAAAGATGTTCTGGGTTCACTCATTGAGGAGCGGGAGCATTCCCTGTACGATGCCGGATATGCAGAAAAACTGCTTGCAGATTTCCAGCGGGCCGGGTCAAATTACAAGATGAATTTCTGGAATGCCCAGAAGTTATGGAGTATTCTCGTGTTTGAGATGTGGTATAAAATATTCATTCTGGGAACAGATTACCGGGGAATCAATGTGTGA
- a CDS encoding glycosyltransferase family 4 protein has product MKLLVCASEYPPYGSGIGNVIYNVVVQLRKMGVECTICSPTGPDIQLGNKELIKKFGILGLLYFWYQVSRFFKKKSDYDVIWIQNPLFLTESPFKKKCLATMHYTYFGDVKRGVNPRIYYFIASKIEKFCLKKIQKNTISCVSQQLCKEMSEIGTDHQSCISILNGVDTDKFSTRPCGSTRRDLGIGPGHILLCVGRLASNKFVDVVVRSMPDILKQYKDTKLLIVGDGPQKKYLMDLANEIGTSQSTLFCGFQSSDIIQDYYGAADIVICPYSGLVLFEAMSAGKPIVAFDLEWHSEVITHLKNGMLVEPMNEHALAQGVIQLFDNAELTRDLGNNAHEYAIKYLDWRTISQRYFEEFDALIKN; this is encoded by the coding sequence ATGAAATTGCTGGTCTGTGCATCCGAATATCCCCCTTATGGATCCGGTATTGGAAATGTTATCTACAATGTTGTCGTGCAGCTCAGAAAGATGGGGGTTGAATGTACGATCTGCTCACCTACAGGACCTGATATCCAGCTTGGTAATAAAGAGTTAATAAAAAAATTTGGAATTCTCGGTCTACTCTATTTTTGGTACCAGGTATCCAGATTTTTTAAGAAAAAGAGTGATTATGATGTTATCTGGATTCAAAATCCCCTCTTTCTCACAGAGTCGCCTTTTAAAAAAAAATGCTTGGCCACAATGCATTACACATATTTCGGTGATGTAAAAAGAGGGGTTAATCCACGCATTTATTATTTCATTGCATCAAAAATTGAAAAATTCTGTCTGAAAAAGATACAAAAAAATACCATTTCCTGCGTAAGTCAGCAGTTATGCAAAGAAATGAGTGAAATTGGAACTGATCATCAAAGTTGTATATCGATATTGAATGGAGTGGATACTGACAAATTTTCAACAAGACCATGTGGCAGTACGCGGAGGGATTTAGGAATTGGACCGGGACACATTTTACTCTGCGTTGGACGATTAGCATCCAATAAATTTGTGGATGTTGTTGTCAGAAGCATGCCGGACATTCTGAAACAATATAAGGATACAAAATTATTGATCGTCGGTGACGGGCCTCAAAAAAAATATCTCATGGATCTGGCAAATGAAATAGGCACATCCCAATCCACACTATTCTGTGGGTTTCAATCAAGCGATATAATTCAGGATTACTATGGTGCAGCCGATATTGTAATATGCCCTTATTCGGGGCTTGTATTATTTGAAGCGATGTCAGCGGGAAAACCGATCGTTGCTTTTGATTTAGAGTGGCATTCTGAGGTAATAACCCATCTTAAAAACGGTATGCTCGTCGAGCCAATGAATGAACATGCACTTGCACAAGGAGTAATACAATTATTTGATAACGCAGAACTTACTCGGGATCTTGGAAATAATGCACATGAATATGCAATAAAGTACCTTGACTGGAGAACAATATCACAAAGATATTTTGAAGAGTTTGATGCACTTATTAAAAATTGA
- a CDS encoding glycosyltransferase family 4 protein, whose protein sequence is MNAITDQSNEKNRSEPSNLQLINQKKYRVGILTSPSEKASVSPISNLIQILKPISRSILLITGNAGYDFFKNDTSISSYDTSHPMEENPIKTIINFIRAQIRGSLTIVSQHRNVDVWIFFMGGEREFLPILTVTILRKPTLLILTGSIVKTARYSRDPFILPIKLLNGITCSLVSGILLYSQRLVSETRLERHQKKIFIAQRHFVDLNLFHCSKKYDDRPDMIGYIGRLSEEKGVLNFVNAFSGIHSEDSRIQFFIGGDGALRDQILTSISSDGLNENVTNVGWIPHNELPIYLNNLKLLVLPSYTEGLPNIMLEAMACGTPVLVSPVGAIPDVIEDEKTGFILKDNSPGNIQDSVIHALKHPHLKTIADNGRILIDTKYGFQTAVDSYAQILSNFSRVEQKSEGTAEGELLHLW, encoded by the coding sequence ATGAACGCCATCACCGATCAATCAAACGAGAAAAACCGGTCTGAACCAAGTAATCTACAATTAATTAACCAAAAAAAATATCGGGTGGGAATTTTAACATCCCCTTCAGAAAAAGCAAGTGTATCTCCAATTTCAAATCTTATTCAAATACTAAAGCCAATCTCCAGGTCGATATTACTTATTACTGGAAATGCGGGATATGATTTTTTTAAAAATGATACCAGCATTTCAAGTTACGATACCAGTCATCCCATGGAGGAGAATCCCATAAAAACAATCATTAACTTCATTCGCGCTCAAATCAGGGGATCACTAACAATAGTGAGCCAGCACCGTAATGTTGATGTATGGATCTTTTTTATGGGAGGGGAAAGAGAATTTCTCCCGATTCTGACAGTTACTATATTAAGAAAACCAACATTGCTCATTCTTACAGGGTCTATTGTAAAAACGGCCAGATATTCACGGGATCCGTTTATTTTACCGATTAAATTGTTAAACGGGATTACCTGTTCACTTGTAAGCGGTATACTCCTGTATTCACAAAGACTGGTTTCAGAAACTAGGTTGGAGAGGCACCAGAAAAAAATCTTCATCGCCCAGCGACATTTTGTTGATCTGAATTTGTTTCACTGTTCCAAAAAATATGATGATAGGCCTGATATGATCGGATATATTGGCCGGTTGAGTGAAGAGAAGGGTGTGCTTAATTTTGTGAATGCCTTTTCCGGAATTCATTCAGAAGATTCCAGGATACAATTTTTTATCGGGGGTGACGGAGCACTTCGTGATCAAATATTAACTAGTATTTCCTCAGACGGGTTAAATGAAAATGTTACCAATGTTGGCTGGATACCACACAATGAACTGCCTATTTATTTAAATAATCTAAAACTGTTAGTGCTGCCCTCATACACGGAAGGCTTACCTAATATTATGCTTGAAGCAATGGCTTGCGGAACACCGGTTTTAGTTTCACCAGTGGGTGCGATTCCGGATGTGATCGAGGACGAGAAAACGGGATTTATTTTAAAGGATAATTCTCCCGGGAATATTCAGGATTCTGTTATTCATGCATTGAAGCACCCACATCTGAAAACTATTGCAGATAATGGAAGAATTTTAATCGATACCAAATATGGTTTTCAAACGGCTGTCGATAGTTATGCTCAGATTCTTTCGAATTTTTCGAGGGTAGAACAGAAATCGGAGGGTACGGCCGAGGGAGAGTTGTTGCATTTATGGTGA
- a CDS encoding methyltransferase domain-containing protein, which yields MISINAKNDFLQDTETTAVEKWLKKPEIHQNWIHAYRSGGNDKFLDNAFDHIVRIIGEPSNALILDVGCGSCDKSIRLAKRGFSVIGVDLSERVLELGKENIESAGLSLKISLQCENIRELSFPDEHFDYILCWGVLMHIPDLEKAISELSRVLKPGGFLIISENNAGALEVPVTRTMQYLLKRPTISKRTPYGIENWTNGSDKITLFCRSTNIRWLINRLAKEKIIVRSRVAGEFTSLHGIFQSSLVKNIIYSFNNFWFKFVKLSQPAIGNIIIFKKEKN from the coding sequence TTGATTAGTATTAATGCAAAAAATGATTTCCTCCAGGACACAGAGACTACGGCCGTTGAAAAATGGCTAAAAAAGCCCGAAATTCATCAAAATTGGATACATGCATATCGTTCGGGAGGTAATGATAAATTTCTTGATAATGCCTTTGACCATATTGTTCGAATTATTGGTGAACCCTCAAACGCCTTAATACTTGATGTCGGATGTGGAAGTTGTGATAAGTCAATTCGTCTGGCAAAAAGAGGTTTCTCTGTCATAGGTGTTGATCTGTCAGAACGTGTTCTCGAACTCGGGAAAGAAAATATTGAATCTGCAGGATTGTCTTTAAAAATCAGTTTGCAATGTGAAAATATTCGGGAACTTTCATTCCCGGACGAACATTTTGATTATATCCTTTGTTGGGGAGTACTGATGCATATCCCCGATCTCGAAAAAGCAATTTCGGAACTCTCAAGGGTTTTAAAGCCGGGAGGTTTTCTCATTATCAGTGAGAATAACGCGGGCGCACTTGAAGTTCCGGTAACCAGGACAATGCAATACCTGCTGAAACGACCTACTATTTCAAAACGTACTCCTTATGGCATTGAAAATTGGACGAATGGATCGGATAAAATAACTCTTTTTTGCCGATCCACGAATATCCGCTGGCTGATCAACAGGCTGGCAAAAGAAAAAATAATTGTCAGGAGTCGGGTAGCCGGAGAATTTACCAGCCTTCATGGTATTTTCCAATCGTCGTTGGTAAAAAATATTATCTATTCTTTCAACAATTTCTGGTTCAAATTTGTAAAATTATCCCAGCCTGCTATAGGTAATATTATCATTTTCAAAAAAGAGAAAAACTGA
- a CDS encoding glycosyltransferase family 4 protein yields the protein MIIAIVVPQFLPKWLAGMEIATSNLAKHLSMRGHTVHVITFLDEGLSPENFENGYFVHRIGNPFPKIGILSFWLNIIKTLKKINPDIIHLQGVVVLGTGFPVLISHFLLNKPYVVSFHGFFLYGKSQSVYQRIISPSFLFNSIVKHASAIILLTEFMKNQFIAWPDKKIFAVPNGIEASTINYLDRTEIRDKFSIRNDEHILLFVGRLNAVKGLIYLVSAMKTIHDNDEFSRLIIIGNDQGQRKILEDLIRKLQLENNISFIEETTHENVFQYMMASDIFILPSLSEGFPLVLLEAMSCGIPIIVSNVGGMSEIIQDNRNGFLIQTKDPEDIAEKVLMLLKDENLRKKISENNLTDVKKYNLDNIIIQFEQIYKKSI from the coding sequence ATGATCATCGCAATTGTTGTTCCTCAATTTCTCCCAAAATGGCTGGCAGGAATGGAAATCGCAACAAGTAATCTTGCTAAACATCTTTCAATGAGAGGGCATACCGTTCATGTGATTACCTTTCTTGATGAAGGACTGTCTCCGGAAAATTTTGAAAATGGTTATTTTGTACACAGAATTGGCAATCCATTCCCTAAAATCGGGATACTATCCTTTTGGCTGAATATTATAAAAACACTGAAAAAGATCAATCCGGATATTATTCACTTGCAAGGGGTTGTTGTTCTCGGAACTGGATTTCCAGTTTTGATTTCACATTTTTTATTAAATAAGCCGTATGTTGTTTCATTTCATGGATTTTTCTTATATGGCAAAAGTCAGAGTGTCTATCAAAGAATAATCTCTCCCTCATTTTTATTCAATTCAATTGTAAAACATGCTAGTGCAATTATCCTATTGACTGAATTTATGAAAAACCAATTCATTGCATGGCCGGATAAAAAAATTTTTGCTGTTCCAAATGGTATTGAGGCATCCACTATTAATTATTTAGATCGTACTGAAATCCGTGATAAATTTTCAATTAGAAATGACGAACATATATTGCTCTTTGTGGGACGACTTAATGCGGTCAAAGGTTTAATTTACCTTGTTTCAGCGATGAAAACTATTCATGATAATGATGAATTTTCACGTTTGATTATTATTGGTAATGATCAGGGGCAGAGAAAAATATTGGAAGATCTAATCAGAAAATTACAACTGGAAAATAATATTTCTTTTATCGAGGAAACAACTCATGAAAATGTGTTTCAGTATATGATGGCATCAGATATCTTCATTCTTCCTAGTTTAAGTGAAGGTTTTCCCTTGGTATTATTAGAAGCAATGTCGTGCGGCATACCGATTATCGTATCTAATGTTGGGGGAATGTCGGAAATAATTCAAGATAATAGAAATGGATTTCTTATTCAAACCAAAGATCCCGAAGATATTGCTGAGAAAGTATTAATGCTACTAAAAGATGAGAATCTGCGGAAAAAAATTTCTGAAAATAATCTCACCGATGTAAAAAAATATAACTTGGACAATATTATTATCCAATTCGAACAAATCTACAAAAAATCAATTTAA
- a CDS encoding class I SAM-dependent methyltransferase — MNVSIAKSLVTFPDNDSIYTFENDELKSLISNSFYLHYRSMKNKINLSQKQAYLLFINDEKIKINFVNTIEKELFKFQGKKILDVGCGKGGVALLCAMRGAVVSAFDNDKDEINIAILRAEQSNLRNINFFANDAERIPFQDNYFDLVIASSVLEHVHNLDAIIKEMTRVTKVGGICCISCPNPIFPREAHYKIFLIPYLTKNMQTFYLKIRGFDPTFFTSSVTYPYPSLKKISKLFHQNCMTVENNTLKQFETLISNPSLIQTPALKKIFHIIKKIHFSRIVITLITIFPIYPNFVLYARKQKS; from the coding sequence ATGAATGTATCAATTGCCAAATCATTAGTTACTTTTCCTGATAATGATTCAATATACACGTTTGAAAACGATGAATTAAAAAGTTTGATTAGTAATTCTTTTTATTTGCACTATCGGTCTATGAAAAATAAAATAAATTTATCTCAAAAGCAGGCATATCTCTTATTCATCAATGATGAGAAAATAAAGATAAATTTTGTCAATACGATCGAAAAAGAATTATTCAAATTCCAGGGCAAAAAAATATTAGACGTAGGATGCGGAAAGGGAGGGGTAGCATTATTATGTGCGATGAGGGGAGCCGTTGTTTCAGCATTTGATAATGATAAAGATGAAATAAATATAGCAATTTTACGAGCTGAACAATCCAATCTGAGAAATATTAATTTTTTCGCTAATGATGCTGAAAGGATTCCCTTTCAGGATAACTATTTTGATCTTGTTATTGCATCATCCGTGTTGGAACATGTTCATAATTTAGATGCTATAATTAAGGAAATGACACGTGTAACAAAAGTGGGAGGGATCTGCTGCATTTCTTGCCCAAATCCAATATTTCCCAGAGAAGCCCATTATAAAATATTTTTAATCCCTTACCTAACAAAAAATATGCAAACATTTTATTTAAAAATACGAGGTTTTGATCCAACTTTTTTTACAAGCTCGGTTACTTATCCATACCCATCGTTAAAAAAGATTTCAAAGTTATTTCATCAAAATTGTATGACTGTGGAAAATAATACTTTAAAACAATTTGAAACGTTAATTTCAAATCCATCACTTATTCAAACTCCTGCGTTAAAAAAAATATTCCATATAATTAAGAAAATTCATTTTTCCCGCATTGTAATAACATTAATTACTATTTTTCCAATATATCCAAATTTTGTTTTGTACGCCAGAAAGCAAAAGAGCTAA
- a CDS encoding class I SAM-dependent methyltransferase: MVELVPEIITQSGWNFSNSMWNSLSEYDKSFVLLHFSCEKTLDFHKKELEHLGFNNLEKVLDAGCGMGQWTIALAELNQSVEGIDMSENRLKIARDLATNHKMINCNFIEGNLEKLPYDDESFDAIYCCQCFMFTHMKKTISEFNRVLKQNGKIFINVNDIGWYVFLIIDKGLKQKQFGSIIPAFNCIFNSFLLTDRNRIVSKKWLTTLFKNAGFDISFCRSEIENKSDEIVKSKNNNPPRNYYGFSTLIELSAIKRN; this comes from the coding sequence ATGGTTGAATTAGTTCCAGAAATAATCACTCAATCCGGATGGAATTTCTCAAATTCAATGTGGAATTCACTTTCAGAATACGATAAGAGTTTCGTGTTGCTTCATTTTTCTTGCGAAAAGACACTTGATTTTCACAAAAAAGAATTGGAACACTTAGGCTTTAACAATCTGGAAAAAGTACTTGATGCTGGATGTGGGATGGGTCAATGGACAATCGCACTCGCCGAATTAAATCAATCCGTTGAAGGAATTGATATGAGTGAAAATCGATTGAAAATTGCACGTGATCTTGCAACAAATCATAAAATGATTAATTGTAATTTTATCGAAGGTAACCTTGAAAAATTACCCTATGATGATGAGTCATTTGATGCGATTTATTGTTGTCAGTGTTTTATGTTTACGCATATGAAGAAAACGATTTCGGAATTTAATCGTGTATTAAAACAAAATGGAAAAATATTCATTAATGTTAATGACATTGGCTGGTATGTATTTTTAATCATAGATAAGGGTCTGAAACAAAAACAATTCGGATCGATAATTCCAGCATTTAATTGTATATTTAATTCATTTCTCCTGACCGACCGAAATAGAATTGTAAGTAAAAAGTGGCTAACAACATTGTTTAAAAATGCTGGATTCGATATTTCATTTTGTAGATCCGAAATTGAAAACAAATCCGATGAAATAGTGAAATCAAAAAATAACAATCCCCCCCGTAACTATTACGGTTTCTCAACTTTAATCGAGTTGTCTGCAATAAAGCGAAATTGA